Part of the Passer domesticus isolate bPasDom1 chromosome 8, bPasDom1.hap1, whole genome shotgun sequence genome is shown below.
AagtagaaggagcccccagagaagctgtaccaggtggggctgctgctgcagcagacagCGAGGATCACATCAAGGATGACAGCCTCTTCCTGGACCTGGCCACTGGTAAGCTTAAGATGATGGACTTCAattctggcaccttcttcaaagcctggctgcacagcaaatttacagatgagtccacatgcagggggatgctcccagatttgggcattgcacagcctggcctcaaCCCAAAAGTTCCCACCCCACTCATTGCTGGGATGGATGCAACTAATTCTTcagtcagctgcccagctgcttttggcagggctgggggcatgggctggggtgggtacgaaatgggagtgggctcctggccctgccaacagcccccagcacccaccgtgccccgggctggggctggggcagtcagcccaacacaaacaaacccccatggtgggagcagaggtgggactccagaacctgtgcaggggctgctttgctgtgcaggcaaggaagggcttgggccgctccactgcccttgtttgcttagGGATCATGGTTATTGTGGGgaacagtgcagggggaagggagaaagcctgggctttgctcacacatggctgggtttttccctggcatgccttgggccttcctcaatcccctcacagagatatgatttttccctttgttctttttttccctttttgtctgtaatctattttcaacaatttgttgtttgtttttctagaggaagcattctggttgatccagtctggatcgggaagttcttgggagcagctgcggcgtggatgggccgtgcccttggagcaggctgaggacatcgtttgggaccagctttttttccagccatggatggcatgaggtgggtccccgcctgcttggcagggtgggatcagagcttttgggagatggcagcgagcacaggagcatcctgctctgggcagctgctgagcaggtggatgtgccatggctggctgcaggctgggcacatgtcctgccctcctgccctgctcccaaaggcagcactgatgggcagctctgggcactgctctgggcacagccagcatggcctgggcaccacgggcagctgggacaaggggacaggagccatcagctgacgggcagtttctgctttctctccttgcagccgggctctgcggatgctgaggctgctctgggctctgccagggctctgctggagctcagccccgggccggaatcagccaaagaagaaatggtgtcacctgcagcacagacttgcttgagcattttggcaacacagctcaagtttgcagagtgtacacctccaagggaaaacatgacacctcccaaaaattaaacttgttcaataccttctgaaatcaaatcaatctgggatgactccaaatgacatttttcagcttgctcaagctgtagctcagcccttctctgaacagttctctcccccacctgccttttacttctcaactgctccctttttttccccccagtgaattcccagcccattgctgtctccatcactctgtTGCCTATCTTGATGCctctgaccacaaggaaggccgagccccaggtttagggactcatgctgtcactggctgaggagcagcaatgtctcagaggtccagtgggattttagtgtcattcagagccactctccagccctcagctctcctcactactgagttcccactcccttcatccttgcagcaggatgagctctgtgaatccccttgagcctccccactcttcccagccaatgcacccacctcagtgaggctgaagctgaagcttctctgtgtcctctggcacaccagtccagtcccctgtgtggggagccccagccccagagcacagcacacagcagtgcagtccgggctggagcagctgccctgcagccctggcttggctgtttgtggcagctgaatgctccctgtttccagctgtccctgcaggatggccccagggcagagcccagccgggctcccactgcagcccctggagcttggggcagacagtgctcccagagctgaggttcatggggagcacccgcagctatgcctcgcactcagtgctggcaagtggtgtgttctcatctcctgcagcctgaggggaaaacaacctgtgctgccaggccagcactgcccctctgggcagggagaaggctgAAAGGCtgtcccattccagaggattctgcactgagccttggcagggcctggcagggctggagccgggtctggcctgctgtccgggactcactgcccaccaaccacccccacccaccacgctccatcctccagagacagaagggtctgtgtgtgccaggggctcttggatgtctctgtatccatggagagaaaggtctgtgtgtgccaggggctcttggatgtctctgtatccagggacagaagggtctgtgtgtgtgccggggtctcttggatgtctctgtatccatgggcagaagggtctgtgtgtgccaggggctcttggatgtctctgtatccatgggcAGAAGGGTCTGtatgtgccaggggctcttggatgtctctgtatccagggacagaagacTCTGTttgtgccagggtttccataacgtctctgtacccatgggtatgggatgaacacggacagtgaaagtgtcaatcacgttgcttgcacactccttcctttgtacacaagacaaatccatgcacacccccacatattggtatattaataggatagggatggatagagatttcccacagagctctaactttggcataactcgCCATTTAACTGGTGgccaggagatttttttcccagctctgtgtgagaaggtgtccaagagctgaaggagcagcattcagaagcagtttcaggatttctaggtaGGAAGTGGAGGtcacaaccatccatataactcaccatattcattgggatgggctgctgcttctctaggaatatgacccaatgcagacatgagacttggaaaaatcccagctctctgtgggtttgtgcaaaagggggagcagcacaaacactttgtgcctgcctgggggcacaaggtccacggagctttggtggcagagggtgacctggtctggtggcaggtgaagttccattccatgacatctcagagtggcacaggacaaaggtccaagtacccccaaccccactgatgaagtccttggagtgctgcacatcctctaggaaaagctgctgtcacacaatccattgggatttataactttcatttccaacactttaaatccaaattccaaactgcaatatttttacactcaagacacagtcatacacaatccatctttcaattTCTTATTGATTtaaccacaatttaaaataattgcaaacaaaacccagaatcttttaaaaaagtgatgttGATGTCAGTAAGATAGATCCATGCCAAAGTAActgagttctctttttaaaaataccagttacctcttaatccaaagttagagaagattttcactacacgtttgttttttgtttttatatttcatatttttttcttttttccttttttttaacagaaaaatcaccctaaaaaggaatgtacagcaaaaagagtaacatttctgataaacaatcaaaatgtaggctcctcctctgtttacttttctctggataccctgaagaaaaaaatctagcagatatgagcagaggtgtgaagtgtttcatttggactgtgctggagttcagcactgctgacatcctgatccagtcaagagctgcagaattcttttgcacattttgaactctgtgtttgtaggcacagcacctgcagtgctgatgcagcaatgcacatgaataactctgttattccctctcagaattcaggctctgccccagcacgaggtgctgcagccctttgctcctggttcccatgtggagcagctcccttcctgctggctgagctgctcaggcagagcccggcagctcctggccctgcagggctgaggcttttccccactgctgggcacagactgatggagcagcactgctgaacacgggcacacagagggaccaggagcagctgcctttggccacctgaggctccaaggcccaaactctgagcagccagggctggcagagactcgcaggctccctggtggctgtgctgccccacttgtgcctggcccagctttgcctggggcagagggagaacaaggggcagctccctcccagcccagtccagggacccctccagccctggggcttggggcactgtcagcacctgctgctccagccaccgctcctgctggccctgacagcaacacccaaactgggactgatcccgagggagcagcagcggggcctggatctgatccctgactctgggccagggctggacaaatgaccccacagcagcagcagcagcagcagcagcagcacatggagctgactttcagcacagcccctgccactcttccctcccgtgtgcagcggtgtcacagcagcctgaggcacctgggagcccccagtgccagcagggacttgagatggtagccctgggctcctggaggttgtgcaaggaacagagctggggactccctgtccatggggagcttccagatggaaaaggctgctgtgcccaggcagctccaaggccacagcaaggagggtctcgaccactggatctgagccagtcccacagtcctgggcagcagccactgagccctgggggagcagagggcacagcaagagggacaaaaccaggcaaggtcagagactggagtgAGTCAAGACatgagagcaggaacagctgctccattgcactcttggagaaagctcctggctggttcaaagcactgaaaggcatgaagggcaaagaggaggccacagccaacaatgctcctgtttccacaccctctcctctctctgtcccagaaggaattgcatggaCTGTATTCATCTCTCTGAGTCGcctcgttcagcatgagcagcttagcaccaggagctgaaggagctgcagccataGGCCATAGGAGTTGAGCAAGAGGGAACTTTTGGAGCGaagtaatgctgctcaaatagacctagctgaatgcagtggatataataatggaatcacagcatcctttctgttggtaaagacctctgagctcacccAGTCGAGCTGGtcacacagcagtgccaagcccagcactaaaccatgtccctgaagtgccaaggcctggacaacagccctgagtgaggcctgaacagcaggccctgagccaaaggtggcctctggatgaaccttccaaccaaaggttatctttgtatttGCTCATCAAtaaaatatgcatggtcattagcactgtgatagatgtagccactctTTAGTGAAACATGTattgacctttctgtatttagaagccagacagggccatgaaatctgacatctggccttgtttggggctgaaggatcaaagtcacctcccttggttcctccttgagccctggccaggctttgggagggacccaagaggaggatgaaaccagatgttcctgcactagaagtgctgtcagtttgttcattcagcactgtcagagctgggccctctcacagcgaggttggagcctcacctgtggctggaggcacctgcaggaattcccagtgtccaggagtggctctgcagcccttggctgggacagcttcccccagctgctgtgtggatctgggggatggtgaagcctgaggggaactggtgctggatctttcttaatcactgcaggcaatctttggtgctgatgattgggtgcattgctgagctgctccttttgtgattctttgcagTTTGCATTACAATAAATCACACAATTCCTGaacttggtgtctgtgtctttggttcTGACCCTGCCCACCAGCAAAACAGACACTGCAGGCCCACAGAACCAAAGGTgccttgtgacactgcaggccTCCTGTGACCAAGGGGAGCAGAGTGACACTttgggcctcatggaaccatggagatcattctgacactgcagggcccactgttttcctctcccttccccagcctAGCCctgtctggccctgcagcaggaactgcaggcactggaggtcagggacagccactctgggtctggaatgctcagcagatgctcagctcgggcagctcctgcagccccagggccagccccgctgcccagcccagcagcagagttggccccggggctcctcaggcagctcctgctggcccagggacaggccagcctcttgccagggctcctctgcacatcCACgggcccctgctctgctcctggcccatgccagctgcccccagagcctttcccaggggaacacgtctgtgctggccccagcagccattgctgcagcccctgccctgctgcccagagccccgagctggggctgctgctctgcagagcacgggggctgtgctgcccggggccctgggctgcatctgctgggctctgctgctcagcctggcacacagaggcagctgatggtgccccctgcactcaccccctcccacacaggctctgcggggccatggagggggctcagaggtgcctgccttgtgccagggctgccagaggggcttggggctgccctggatcctcctgggggagttccctgaggctcagagcaggcagtgcccagactcctttccctgggcctgctgtgtccctgggctgcagagctctcctggctcacagcagacattcagtccttggtctcggggtgaccccagcctggccaggcctgtgcccagtgagctccactccctgctgctccctggcacacactgtccctgcaggtcccctgtgttctcctggcagctcccaaggccctccagacaaaccttgccctgccatcagccctggcacaagctgcagggccccaggaaggttcagcacagaccattcagcatctgatgggcactggccaTCAACAAGCAAACCTGACCCAGACCTGAGTCCCCTGAAGGCCCCAGtgagaccctgatctcatcccactgagccctgggagaacaaggaacacaaggagcctcttgagagtcctgagagtgactctggaggggagcaaagccttcctgccctgccctcaggagatgccctttgctggtggagctgctgtgctggagcccagctgtgtcccagcagtgcccatggcctgtccctgcctgagggcacagcacggacacgcagcaggacagtgaccaagctaccagagcactccggccttgcccccacagcagggctgggaaggggagtgtggagctgggaggagcagatgtgggGAGAGGCAAGGCCAAtgtccctggccatgctgctgtgctgggagccccttccctccacctctgttcacaggcactgcccctgcagagccagagaagggctgaggaaatgccttggacaCACAGCTCAGGATAGCCACTTCTTTTTATTCACATGCACAAGGAACAAGCCACCTAAAAGCCTTTGtgttaaaaaagagaatatCATGTAGAAATACTCAGAGTAGTACTGCAGTATCTTATAAAAACATTAtaacaccagaaaaataataggaaaaattcccagtgacaaaatggacaaataggaaaaaaaggccaagaTTGTCAAGAATTACATTCTGGAGGTTCTGGAGAAGAaaagtttaatgtttctgaaaagatacaGTCATCATTTTCCTCAGGGCATCCTTGatctcctggttcctcaggctgtagatgagggggttgaGGGCTGGAGACACCACCAAGTACAGAACAGAGACTgagagatccagggatggggacgagatggaggggggcttcaggtgaGCAAAGATAACAGTGCTGAcaaacagagagaccacagccaggtgagggaggcaggtggaaaaggctttgtgccgtccctgctcagaggggatcctcagcacagccctgaagatctgcacataggagaaaacaatgaacacaaaacagccaaatacCAAACAGGCACTAATTGCAatgagcccaagttccctgaggtaggatttggagcaggagagcttgaggatctgggggatttcacagaagaactggcccagagcattgccatggcacaggggcagggaaaatgtattggctgtgtgcagcagtgaatagagaaaggcactggcccaggcagctgctgccatgtgggcacaagctctgctgcccaggagggtcccgtagtgcaggggtttgcagatggacacgtagcggccgtagcacatgatggtcaggagggaatactctgctgacaggaagaaatacaaaaaaaagagctgagcagcacatcctgtgtaggagatggttgtggtgtcccagagagaattgtgcatggctttggggacagtggtgcagatggagcccaggtcgctgagggccaggttgagtaggaagaagaacatgggcgtgtgcaggtggtggccgcaggctacggcactgatgatgaggccgttgcccaggagggcagccagggagatgcccagcaagaggcagaag
Proteins encoded:
- the LOC135306025 gene encoding olfactory receptor 14J1-like — translated: MPNSSSISHFLLLALADMRQLQLLHFCLLLGISLAALLGNGLIISAVACGHHLHTPMFFFLLNLALSDLGSICTTVPKAMHNSLWDTTTISYTGCAAQLFFLYFFLSAEYSLLTIMCYGRYVSICKPLHYGTLLGSRACAHMAAAAWASAFLYSLLHTANTFSLPLCHGNALGQFFCEIPQILKLSCSKSYLRELGLIAISACLVFGCFVFIVFSYVQIFRAVLRIPSEQGRHKAFSTCLPHLAVVSLFVSTVIFAHLKPPSISSPSLDLSVSVLYLVVSPALNPLIYSLRNQEIKDALRKMMTVSFQKH